Proteins found in one Brachyspira murdochii DSM 12563 genomic segment:
- the truA gene encoding tRNA pseudouridine(38-40) synthase TruA — translation MNNIKITIQYDGTDFYGWQIQPNLRTVQGEIYKAVQKIYGEKITIYGCGRTDAGVHALGQVANFRVPKMLVPINKVHIALNSCLDRDLRIIKAEEMDDNFNARASATFREYLYVVHNSSTSFPFYERYAWFYRKNIIDEKLINEYAKYLIGEHNFTSFCSTEDENDSKFRYLEKVKAVRKGDTIYFIIKGNAFLHNMVRIIVGTLVEGQKKKMPVNFIEDILKRENRTEAFVTAPAHGLYFRRAFFK, via the coding sequence ATGAATAATATAAAGATAACAATACAGTATGACGGTACAGATTTTTACGGCTGGCAGATACAGCCTAATTTAAGAACAGTTCAGGGCGAAATATATAAAGCTGTTCAAAAAATATATGGAGAAAAAATTACAATATACGGCTGCGGCAGAACTGATGCTGGCGTGCATGCTTTAGGACAGGTTGCTAATTTTCGAGTTCCTAAAATGCTTGTTCCTATTAATAAGGTGCATATAGCTTTGAATTCATGTTTAGACAGAGATTTGAGAATAATAAAAGCCGAAGAGATGGACGATAATTTTAATGCTAGAGCTTCAGCAACATTTAGAGAGTATTTGTATGTAGTTCATAACAGCAGTACGTCTTTTCCATTTTATGAGAGGTATGCTTGGTTTTACAGAAAAAACATTATAGATGAAAAACTTATTAATGAATATGCTAAATATTTAATAGGCGAGCATAATTTTACATCATTTTGTTCTACAGAAGATGAAAATGACAGTAAGTTTAGATATTTAGAAAAAGTGAAGGCTGTAAGAAAAGGGGACACTATATATTTTATCATTAAGGGCAATGCTTTTTTACACAATATGGTAAGGATTATAGTAGGTACTTTGGTAGAAGGTCAGAAAAAGAAGATGCCTGTAAATTTTATAGAAGATATATTAAAAAGAGAAAACAGAACAGAAGCCTTTGTAACAGCACCTGCACATGGTCTTTATTTCAGACGAGCCTTTTTTAAATGA
- the lptC gene encoding LPS export ABC transporter periplasmic protein LptC produces the protein MKLLNSFSLILMLLICVSCTNFKDLGKEFEQKDDFVPPPDMEFYGFRRENYDTNFKQLDSFATNAKFYNKKKLIELYESRTYTYDSNRTVAASISGEFVKVNQDTLYTEIYTNVIAKSSNNTTLYTEYLQWDNDNQKVKSPVPIRVEQEDGSWLTGSSMEADMGLEHITIYNEVDEGDAIGVPVAEEK, from the coding sequence ATGAAGTTATTAAACAGTTTTAGTTTAATATTGATGCTATTGATATGTGTTTCCTGCACAAATTTTAAAGATCTCGGTAAAGAATTTGAACAGAAAGATGATTTTGTTCCGCCGCCTGATATGGAATTTTACGGTTTTAGAAGAGAAAATTATGATACAAATTTTAAACAGTTAGACTCTTTTGCTACTAATGCTAAATTCTATAACAAAAAAAAACTTATAGAGCTGTATGAAAGCAGAACATATACATATGATTCTAATCGTACAGTAGCAGCAAGTATTTCAGGTGAGTTTGTAAAAGTAAATCAGGATACCTTATATACTGAGATATATACTAATGTTATTGCTAAATCTTCAAATAATACAACACTCTATACAGAATATCTTCAGTGGGATAATGATAACCAAAAGGTAAAAAGTCCTGTTCCTATACGTGTGGAACAGGAAGACGGAAGCTGGCTTACTGGAAGCAGTATGGAAGCAGATATGGGGCTTGAACATATTACGATATATAATGAAGTTGATGAAGGGGATGCTATAGGAGTACCTGTTGCTGAAGAAAAATAG
- a CDS encoding ABC transporter substrate-binding protein encodes MKKLFIILFAGILFMSCSNSSSNSSSNGEKMFKIGILQLVEHNALDAANKGFVDGLKEAGYEDGKNITIDYQNAQGEQANCITISQKFVNDKADLILAIATPAAQAAANTTKDIPILVTAVTDPADSKLVADNNVPGGNVTGTSDLTPVKEQMELLKKLVPSVQRVAFLYNSSEQNSKFQVDMAKLKADEMGISYIDATITNPNDIQQVVQSLVGKVDAIYAPTDNMVAAGMANVISITEPAKIPVICGEAGMLEAGGLATYGIDYYELGKLTGRQAVRILRGEALPASMPIEYIQNPVLEVNTNAAQKLGITIPADLQ; translated from the coding sequence ATGAAAAAACTATTTATTATATTATTTGCAGGTATATTATTTATGTCCTGTTCAAATAGTTCATCTAATTCATCTTCAAATGGTGAAAAAATGTTTAAAATAGGCATACTTCAGTTGGTAGAGCATAATGCTTTGGATGCTGCAAATAAGGGTTTTGTAGACGGATTGAAAGAAGCAGGCTATGAAGATGGTAAAAATATTACTATAGATTATCAAAATGCTCAGGGTGAACAGGCAAACTGTATTACAATATCACAAAAATTTGTTAATGATAAAGCCGATTTAATACTTGCTATAGCAACACCTGCAGCACAGGCGGCAGCAAATACAACAAAAGATATACCTATACTTGTTACAGCAGTAACTGATCCAGCAGATTCCAAATTGGTTGCAGATAATAATGTACCAGGCGGCAATGTTACTGGAACTTCAGATTTAACACCAGTAAAAGAACAAATGGAGTTATTAAAAAAATTAGTTCCTTCAGTACAGAGGGTAGCATTTTTATATAATTCAAGCGAACAAAACTCTAAATTTCAAGTAGATATGGCTAAATTAAAAGCAGATGAAATGGGTATATCATATATAGATGCTACTATAACAAATCCTAATGATATACAGCAGGTAGTTCAAAGTTTGGTAGGAAAAGTAGATGCTATTTATGCTCCTACAGATAATATGGTTGCTGCTGGTATGGCTAATGTTATATCTATTACAGAGCCTGCTAAAATACCAGTAATATGCGGAGAGGCTGGTATGCTTGAAGCTGGCGGACTTGCTACTTATGGTATAGATTATTATGAACTTGGAAAACTTACAGGCAGACAGGCAGTAAGAATATTGAGAGGAGAGGCTTTGCCTGCTTCTATGCCTATAGAATATATACAAAATCCAGTGTTAGAAGTAAATACTAATGCAGCTCAAAAACTTGGTATAACAATACCAGCTGATTTACAGTAA
- a CDS encoding helix-turn-helix domain-containing protein, which yields MLTTNLKKPFYNNIVSDSKTEDDKNNERPIEDEELISSVGKNIRAIRKSQMKTISEIAEVSGISSKYLQSVEVGKRNISITNLNKIAKTLNVPIAVLFSYDHIEKTKKLLCIANKLKNYSIMQLSNIDTIIKDLKNIID from the coding sequence ATGCTTACTACTAATTTGAAAAAACCTTTTTACAATAATATTGTCAGCGACAGCAAAACCGAAGATGATAAAAATAATGAAAGACCTATTGAAGATGAGGAATTAATATCTTCTGTTGGTAAAAATATACGTGCTATAAGAAAATCTCAAATGAAAACTATATCAGAAATAGCAGAAGTGTCTGGGATATCATCAAAATATTTACAAAGTGTTGAGGTTGGAAAAAGAAATATATCAATAACAAATCTCAATAAAATAGCAAAAACTTTGAATGTGCCAATTGCTGTACTTTTTAGTTATGATCATATTGAGAAAACTAAAAAACTTTTATGTATAGCAAATAAACTTAAAAATTATTCTATAATGCAGTTATCAAATATAGACACTATTATAAAGGATTTGAAAAATATTATAGATTGA
- a CDS encoding SDR family oxidoreductase: MKNKVCVITGASNGIGKETALLFAEKECNIAFIDKDDENGNKLCIQIKSLGRECLFINDNIDNEKSIKSFTDKVIEKFGNIDYLINNACYSNKGLLSSCSYDDFLEILKIGAAAPYEITKNFINHFNEKSCIINIASTRAFMSQKDSESYSAAKGAIIALTHAMAVSLSHKVRVNSISPGWINTDEKAKFSNEDMLQHPSAKVGNTYDIASTAWFICNNDFINAENITVDGGMTKLMIYHNDEGWQLNI, from the coding sequence ATGAAAAATAAAGTCTGCGTTATAACAGGTGCTTCAAACGGCATAGGAAAAGAAACAGCACTGCTATTTGCTGAAAAAGAATGCAATATAGCTTTCATTGATAAAGATGATGAAAATGGAAATAAACTATGCATACAAATAAAATCACTAGGAAGAGAATGCCTATTTATAAATGATAATATAGACAATGAAAAATCTATAAAATCATTCACTGACAAAGTAATAGAAAAATTCGGAAATATAGATTATTTAATAAATAATGCCTGCTATTCCAATAAAGGACTTTTAAGTAGCTGCAGTTATGATGATTTTTTGGAAATATTAAAAATAGGAGCAGCAGCCCCTTATGAGATTACAAAAAACTTTATTAATCATTTTAATGAAAAATCATGCATTATAAATATAGCTTCAACAAGAGCATTTATGTCGCAGAAAGACAGCGAAAGCTATAGTGCAGCAAAAGGTGCAATTATTGCTTTAACTCATGCTATGGCTGTAAGTTTATCTCATAAAGTGCGTGTAAACTCGATTAGCCCGGGCTGGATAAATACTGATGAAAAAGCAAAGTTCAGCAATGAAGATATGCTTCAGCATCCAAGTGCAAAAGTAGGAAATACTTATGATATTGCAAGTACTGCTTGGTTTATTTGTAATAATGATTTTATAAATGCAGAAAATATTACCGTAGACGGCGGTATGACAAAACTTATGATATATCATAATGATGAAGGCTGGCAATTAAATATATAA
- a CDS encoding LptA/OstA family protein has translation MLKKNRLVFTIFMLFLSVLYLNAQSRRSADKFTFNNKTKVFQYTGNAKMEDSSAVITSHVMTFYQETELATFSGSVKLLSKTNGSAITGGYASYNGKTRYAYVKNNPVLKSPTNNMTIRSSFMERDFNTPIAKAISNVHLTHVDKESKRQTDGYADNLVYDMDKETAVLTGNPRLYQGSDRLEGEILEYNAKTATANVMGRGKIYVLQTNNYINTSETNKKKSNVSNYNIIVADRLFLNEYGGKDNNTRTLYAYGNVTAFFYEENMILKGGYIEYEIDNEHVYMYEEPSVRIPDRGIIAFGEWIEYKKDAEFKDVIFHNDVVMVDYDANLSLEGDLLHLDPDTKVATVSGSPKAYVENRSIKITSVTMQMFNDEEKLRANGNVYVEGKDMNSQSAWATYFDKQKYLRLWGENPYLKQKESVVRAREIKYYINTQKVEAMGVSGEIPQ, from the coding sequence TTGCTGAAGAAAAATAGACTTGTTTTTACCATTTTTATGCTGTTTTTATCAGTATTATATTTAAATGCTCAGTCAAGAAGAAGTGCAGATAAGTTTACATTTAATAATAAAACAAAGGTTTTTCAATATACAGGCAATGCTAAAATGGAAGATTCATCAGCTGTTATCACAAGCCATGTTATGACATTTTATCAGGAAACAGAATTGGCAACATTTAGCGGCAGTGTTAAACTTTTGAGTAAGACAAACGGTTCAGCAATAACAGGCGGGTATGCAAGCTATAATGGAAAAACAAGATATGCATATGTAAAAAATAATCCGGTATTAAAATCGCCTACAAACAATATGACTATAAGAAGCTCTTTTATGGAGAGAGATTTTAATACACCTATTGCCAAAGCTATAAGTAATGTTCATTTAACTCATGTTGATAAAGAAAGCAAAAGACAGACTGACGGTTATGCAGATAATTTAGTTTATGATATGGATAAAGAAACAGCTGTATTAACTGGAAATCCTCGACTTTATCAGGGTTCTGATAGGCTTGAAGGCGAAATATTGGAATATAATGCAAAAACTGCTACAGCTAATGTTATGGGCAGAGGAAAGATATATGTTCTTCAGACTAATAATTATATAAATACATCAGAAACAAATAAAAAAAAGAGTAATGTTAGTAATTATAATATTATAGTAGCAGACAGATTATTTTTAAATGAATACGGTGGAAAAGATAATAACACACGTACTTTATATGCTTATGGTAATGTTACAGCATTTTTTTATGAGGAGAATATGATACTTAAAGGCGGATATATTGAGTATGAAATAGATAATGAACATGTGTATATGTATGAAGAGCCTTCTGTGAGAATTCCAGATAGAGGAATTATAGCTTTTGGAGAGTGGATAGAATATAAAAAAGATGCTGAGTTTAAAGATGTAATATTTCACAATGATGTTGTGATGGTTGATTATGATGCTAATTTATCATTGGAAGGCGATTTGCTGCATTTAGACCCAGATACTAAAGTTGCAACGGTAAGCGGAAGTCCTAAGGCCTATGTCGAAAATAGAAGTATTAAAATTACATCAGTTACTATGCAGATGTTTAATGATGAAGAAAAACTGCGTGCTAATGGAAATGTATATGTAGAAGGCAAAGATATGAACTCGCAAAGTGCTTGGGCTACATACTTTGATAAGCAGAAATATTTAAGACTTTGGGGGGAGAATCCATACTTAAAACAAAAGGAAAGTGTTGTAAGGGCAAGAGAAATAAAATATTATATAAATACTCAAAAAGTTGAGGCTATGGGTGTGAGCGGTGAAATACCTCAGTAA
- a CDS encoding DNA adenine methylase, with product MNYIGSKLSLLDFLYQSINSVIDKNSTSFCDLFAGTGIVGRYFKSKNFSIISNDIQYYSYVINKHYIENHKYLYFKNLIDDIKDLKGSKIKERYLIVCEYLNNIAYKEGFIYNNYSLGGTKNKEYQRIYFSDENALKCDTVRMKIEEWFQNNKINKNEYYFLLTSLLENIDKCANTASVYGAFLKDIKNTALKTFYYYPSDFVLSDKSHKVYNKDANELIKNIDTDILYIDPPYNRRQYSDNYHMLETIAKYDNPDIKGKTGLRNDRIKSLYCSRNDVYNIFEDLINKSKSKYIFVSYNNEGLLSLEDIKTIMSNKGEYGLFVKEYNRFKADSKRNNSASSTFEYLHYCIVK from the coding sequence ATGAATTATATAGGAAGTAAATTATCATTATTAGATTTTTTGTACCAGTCTATTAATTCTGTAATAGATAAAAACAGCACTTCATTCTGTGATTTGTTTGCAGGAACTGGTATTGTGGGAAGATATTTTAAATCTAAAAACTTTTCTATTATATCTAATGATATTCAGTATTATAGTTATGTTATAAATAAACATTATATAGAAAATCATAAATATTTATATTTTAAAAATCTTATTGATGATATAAAAGATTTAAAAGGAAGTAAAATTAAAGAAAGATATTTAATTGTATGTGAATATTTAAATAATATAGCTTATAAAGAGGGTTTTATTTATAATAATTATTCTTTAGGAGGCACTAAAAATAAGGAATATCAAAGAATATATTTTTCAGATGAAAATGCTTTGAAATGCGATACTGTAAGGATGAAAATAGAAGAGTGGTTTCAAAATAATAAGATTAATAAAAATGAGTATTATTTTCTTCTTACAAGTCTTCTTGAAAATATAGATAAATGTGCCAATACTGCATCTGTATACGGAGCATTTCTAAAAGATATAAAAAATACTGCTTTAAAAACTTTTTATTATTATCCGTCCGATTTTGTATTGAGTGATAAAAGTCATAAAGTATACAATAAAGATGCCAATGAGTTAATTAAAAATATTGATACAGATATTTTATATATTGACCCTCCATATAACAGAAGGCAGTATTCTGATAATTACCATATGCTTGAAACAATAGCAAAATATGATAATCCAGATATAAAAGGCAAAACAGGTCTTAGAAATGACAGAATAAAATCTTTATACTGCAGTAGAAATGATGTTTATAATATATTTGAGGATTTAATAAATAAATCAAAGTCAAAATATATATTTGTAAGCTATAATAACGAGGGGTTATTATCATTAGAGGATATAAAAACCATAATGTCAAATAAGGGCGAATATGGTTTATTTGTCAAAGAGTATAACAGATTTAAGGCTGACAGCAAAAGAAATAATTCAGCATCATCAACTTTTGAATATCTGCATTACTGTATTGTAAAATAA
- a CDS encoding KdsC family phosphatase, whose protein sequence is MTFRDYISYLFNIKKLKKIKLLVSDIDGVMTDGRLIFDDNGVESKFFHTQDGMGIVMALKSGIKIAVISGSSSNAIKARFDKFSRHGFEDLILGKEEKMPVILTLIEKYGLKKEEVSYIGDDLIDIKVMKYAGVSFAPKDAVDEAKKAANIIINKRGGYGAVRVVIDMILKAKGIYNEVIKQF, encoded by the coding sequence ATGACATTCAGAGATTATATATCATATTTGTTTAATATTAAAAAGCTAAAAAAAATAAAACTCTTAGTATCAGATATAGACGGTGTTATGACAGACGGAAGACTTATATTTGATGATAACGGAGTGGAAAGTAAGTTTTTTCATACTCAGGACGGAATGGGTATAGTAATGGCTTTAAAATCGGGCATAAAAATAGCTGTTATTTCCGGCAGCAGTTCTAATGCCATAAAGGCTAGATTTGATAAGTTTAGCCGTCATGGTTTTGAAGATTTGATATTGGGTAAAGAAGAGAAAATGCCTGTTATTTTAACTTTAATTGAGAAATATGGTTTAAAAAAAGAAGAAGTGTCATATATTGGTGATGATTTAATAGATATTAAGGTTATGAAATATGCAGGTGTATCATTTGCTCCTAAAGATGCCGTAGATGAAGCTAAAAAGGCAGCTAATATAATCATCAATAAAAGAGGAGGATATGGTGCTGTGAGGGTTGTTATAGATATGATACTCAAGGCTAAAGGTATTTATAATGAAGTTATTAAACAGTTTTAG
- the fliD gene encoding flagellar filament capping protein FliD produces MATTGAFLDEVYQNAVEAEVNKRSTTLSNLADNAKDYQREISAYEDLKARLDTLSTASKELYGFRSPFRNFVGTGDGIPDYFTVTANRLANTTTYDIAIRDIAASQKFSSKAFNMADTLPAGKIVLKIGEEETTIDFAGGSLVNLQKAIDKAFGKKIKTTITQKSRTLQVLTIDLVKTGSKNIVEVVSDDSGILKELNMFTRRPYRYLGHIFNQELLSKWEDESDNLTTNYMVKNDFIVLQGENKLSLPLHREAEANENITLSITARVSDSLDDAEEPPIMPPTVDLSIPDTGVTFNKIDSVIYKDVELYGEGLSPADSSRTFEDIKKYKEALEAERKAKEGVEAEAPEPIDATGFNAEIIGVKYINKAGDEVEKFFALPTISSSWQRLNIPIGGQFEEGDVITEVVLINKNAGYNVFYKDLLIEDMGREEDAPNYLISEATDARASIDGVDVLSDSNEFNDVVNGLNITAKKVTPEAFATTIEVDKEKVVDGIVNFISAYNDVIDLLNDTTQRPLSRDIRDGIENMNRTELIDLATTLGVEYNPEMADSALKKKLYYVGVFSGNTLVSTISQRIRMIVADSYETEYGEELALLDQIGINRGNAGEEWSKVKKGFLQVDEEKFMNKIETQMDGIEELFSNDITGDDIPDTGVAYTMSDFVTPYSQTRGIVENSIMMTRNRMEDNKKRMDDEKDRIEEYRQQRLSSYYQMQAELQQAERERKRLESSLNQNAGGN; encoded by the coding sequence ATGGCAACAACAGGAGCTTTTCTTGATGAAGTATATCAAAATGCAGTAGAAGCTGAAGTTAATAAGAGAAGTACCACGCTTTCTAATTTGGCTGATAATGCTAAAGATTATCAAAGAGAAATTTCGGCATATGAAGATTTGAAAGCCAGATTGGATACTCTTTCTACAGCTTCAAAAGAGCTATATGGTTTTCGTTCTCCTTTTAGAAATTTTGTTGGTACTGGAGACGGTATTCCAGATTATTTTACAGTTACTGCAAATAGACTTGCTAATACCACAACATATGATATAGCTATAAGAGATATAGCAGCCAGTCAGAAATTTTCTTCAAAAGCATTTAATATGGCAGATACTTTGCCTGCTGGTAAAATAGTATTGAAAATAGGGGAAGAGGAAACAACTATAGATTTTGCAGGCGGAAGTTTGGTAAATTTGCAAAAAGCTATAGATAAAGCATTTGGAAAAAAGATAAAAACTACAATAACTCAAAAATCAAGAACTTTACAGGTTCTTACTATAGATTTGGTAAAAACTGGTTCTAAAAATATAGTTGAAGTTGTAAGCGATGATTCAGGCATATTAAAAGAGCTTAATATGTTTACTAGAAGACCTTACAGATATTTAGGTCATATATTTAATCAAGAGCTTTTAAGTAAATGGGAAGATGAATCAGATAATTTAACTACAAACTATATGGTAAAAAATGACTTTATAGTTCTTCAAGGTGAGAATAAATTATCACTTCCTTTGCATAGAGAGGCAGAGGCTAATGAAAATATTACTTTATCAATAACAGCCAGAGTTTCAGATTCATTAGACGATGCAGAAGAGCCTCCTATTATGCCTCCTACAGTGGATTTATCTATACCTGATACAGGTGTAACTTTTAACAAAATAGACAGTGTAATATATAAAGATGTTGAACTATACGGAGAAGGTTTATCTCCTGCAGACAGTTCAAGAACATTTGAAGATATAAAAAAATATAAAGAAGCATTAGAAGCAGAACGTAAAGCTAAAGAGGGAGTGGAAGCAGAAGCCCCGGAACCAATAGACGCTACTGGATTTAATGCTGAAATAATAGGAGTAAAATATATTAATAAGGCAGGCGATGAAGTAGAAAAATTCTTTGCTTTGCCTACTATAAGTTCATCTTGGCAGAGACTTAATATACCTATAGGCGGTCAGTTTGAAGAGGGAGATGTTATAACAGAGGTTGTTTTAATAAATAAAAATGCAGGATACAATGTATTTTATAAAGATTTGCTTATAGAAGATATGGGAAGAGAGGAAGATGCTCCTAATTATCTAATATCTGAAGCAACTGATGCCAGAGCTTCAATCGATGGAGTTGATGTACTTAGTGATAGTAATGAGTTTAATGATGTGGTAAACGGACTTAATATAACAGCTAAAAAAGTTACTCCTGAAGCATTTGCCACTACTATTGAAGTTGATAAAGAAAAGGTAGTTGATGGAATAGTAAATTTTATAAGTGCATACAATGATGTTATTGACCTTTTAAATGATACCACTCAAAGACCTCTAAGCAGAGATATAAGAGACGGTATTGAAAATATGAACAGAACTGAGCTTATAGATTTGGCTACTACTTTGGGTGTAGAATATAATCCGGAGATGGCAGATTCCGCTTTAAAGAAAAAACTTTATTATGTAGGAGTATTCAGCGGAAATACTCTTGTAAGCACTATATCGCAGCGTATAAGAATGATTGTTGCTGATTCTTATGAAACAGAATATGGAGAAGAACTTGCTCTTCTTGACCAAATAGGTATAAACAGAGGAAATGCAGGAGAAGAATGGTCTAAGGTTAAAAAAGGCTTTCTACAGGTTGATGAAGAGAAGTTTATGAATAAAATAGAAACTCAGATGGACGGTATAGAAGAGCTATTCTCTAATGATATAACAGGAGATGATATACCAGATACTGGTGTTGCCTATACTATGAGTGATTTTGTAACACCTTATTCTCAAACTAGAGGTATTGTTGAAAACAGTATTATGATGACAAGAAACCGTATGGAAGACAATAAAAAAAGAATGGACGATGAGAAAGACAGAATAGAAGAATACAGACAACAGAGACTATCTTCTTATTATCAAATGCAGGCTGAACTTCAGCAGGCTGAAAGAGAGAGAAAAAGACTTGAATCTTCTCTTAATCAGAATGCAGGCGGAAATTAA
- a CDS encoding JAB domain-containing protein codes for MYNDFYNNNLQFSNADLVDEKQILASIISNGISLERANTIVDKLYYSFYNLYNIVNASDKELLRVKGLNDKKIKLIKSIPSILEYYLLSSLKADTPNFKKRDLINYLIIKLGKLKFETFSIVCLDVNKKFISMEHIFRGTIDSATIYPRDLVEKSLSLGSSYVIVSHNHPSGIAKPSKEDINITNVLYKAFKMVDIKMLDHIIIAANSYYSFREDGMFDKYKNGAEV; via the coding sequence ATGTATAATGATTTTTATAATAATAACCTGCAATTTAGTAATGCCGATTTAGTAGACGAAAAACAAATATTAGCCTCTATTATATCAAACGGCATATCTTTAGAGAGGGCAAATACTATAGTAGATAAGTTATATTACAGCTTTTATAATTTATATAATATAGTTAATGCTTCAGACAAGGAGCTTTTGAGAGTAAAGGGTCTTAATGATAAGAAGATAAAACTTATAAAGAGCATACCTTCTATTTTAGAATACTATTTATTAAGCAGCTTAAAAGCGGACACGCCTAATTTTAAAAAAAGAGATTTGATAAATTATCTAATAATAAAATTAGGAAAATTAAAATTTGAAACTTTTTCTATTGTTTGTTTAGACGTAAATAAAAAATTCATATCAATGGAGCATATATTCAGAGGAACTATAGATTCAGCTACTATATATCCTAGAGATTTAGTAGAAAAATCATTATCTTTGGGGTCTAGTTATGTAATAGTATCTCATAATCACCCATCCGGTATAGCAAAACCTTCTAAAGAGGATATTAATATAACGAATGTACTGTATAAAGCATTTAAAATGGTTGATATAAAAATGCTTGATCATATTATAATTGCCGCTAATTCTTATTACAGTTTCAGAGAAGACGGAATGTTTGATAAATATAAAAATGGTGCGGAGGTTTGA
- a CDS encoding DegT/DnrJ/EryC1/StrS family aminotransferase, translating into MIRHSRPTIRKKDLESALRVMISDNLATGDIIHEFERTFANYFGKGFTAIFVNSGTSALELILRHLNIGEGDEVIMSSFLNASPLQVVTNLKATPVLIDIDEDSFQISMDNVIETINEKTKAIIVSHMFGNCALIDELADIKVPIIEDASHSLGGKYRDTLLGSFGDFAYFSLSATRMITSGGAGGMILTKKKGMDAIRDIIHYDKKDNFIKRFNYCATDLQASIGIEELKHLERMVEVRADIASFYDNAILESNLMKLSTHDSESPSYYRYVCMLNGSMNIYDVTKMFERHNVEAARPIFKPLHQYLNLPNENYPNTENAYLKSISLPIYPTLQKSEAELICKLIKQIR; encoded by the coding sequence TTGATTAGACATTCAAGACCTACTATAAGAAAAAAAGATTTAGAATCTGCTTTAAGAGTAATGATTAGCGATAACCTTGCAACAGGTGATATAATACACGAATTTGAAAGAACATTTGCCAATTATTTCGGAAAAGGTTTTACTGCGATATTTGTTAATAGCGGTACATCTGCATTAGAACTTATATTAAGACATCTTAATATAGGAGAAGGCGACGAAGTTATAATGTCTTCTTTTCTCAATGCCTCACCTCTTCAAGTTGTTACAAATCTAAAAGCAACACCCGTACTTATAGATATAGATGAAGACAGCTTTCAAATATCTATGGATAATGTTATAGAAACTATTAATGAAAAAACAAAAGCAATTATAGTTTCTCATATGTTTGGAAATTGTGCTTTGATTGATGAGCTTGCCGATATAAAAGTACCAATTATAGAAGACGCTTCTCATAGTCTTGGAGGAAAATATAGAGATACTTTACTTGGAAGTTTTGGAGATTTTGCCTACTTCTCACTTTCTGCAACTAGAATGATTACTTCAGGCGGTGCAGGAGGTATGATACTAACAAAGAAAAAAGGAATGGACGCTATAAGAGATATAATACATTATGACAAAAAAGATAATTTTATAAAAAGATTCAATTACTGTGCAACTGACCTTCAGGCTTCTATTGGTATAGAAGAGCTTAAACATCTTGAAAGAATGGTTGAAGTAAGGGCAGATATTGCTTCATTTTATGATAATGCAATACTTGAAAGTAATTTAATGAAATTATCTACTCATGATAGTGAAAGCCCTTCATATTACAGATATGTATGCATGCTAAACGGAAGTATGAATATATATGATGTTACAAAAATGTTTGAGCGTCATAATGTAGAGGCTGCAAGACCTATATTTAAGCCTCTGCATCAATATCTTAATTTACCTAATGAAAATTATCCTAATACTGAAAATGCATATTTAAAAAGCATATCGCTTCCTATATACCCTACACTACAAAAAAGTGAGGCAGAGCTTATATGCAAATTAATAAAACAAATAAGATAA